Proteins encoded in a region of the Halostella limicola genome:
- a CDS encoding type II toxin-antitoxin system VapC family toxin translates to MTVLVDTGVLYADHDTDASRHHAASEALDAVYDGEFGHPYVSDYVFDEAITLTRTRAGSHDAAKQLSDRLRGHDPYPHVYELLHVSTAVFNDAISVFERYDDQALSFTDATSVALIDRHDLDGILSFDDDFDGVVRRIAPENV, encoded by the coding sequence ATGACGGTGCTCGTCGATACGGGCGTGTTGTATGCCGATCACGATACGGACGCATCCAGACACCATGCGGCCAGCGAGGCACTCGACGCCGTCTACGACGGTGAGTTTGGCCACCCGTATGTGAGCGATTACGTGTTCGACGAGGCCATCACGTTGACCCGGACGCGGGCGGGTTCCCACGATGCAGCCAAACAGTTGAGCGACCGACTCCGCGGTCACGACCCGTATCCGCATGTCTATGAGCTACTCCACGTCTCGACTGCGGTCTTCAACGACGCGATTTCGGTGTTCGAACGATACGACGACCAAGCACTGAGTTTCACGGATGCGACGAGTGTTGCCCTGATCGACCGACACGATCTCGACGGGATCTTGAGTTTCGACGACGACTTCGATGGTGTCGTTCGACGGATCGCTCCAGAGAACGTGTGA